A window of Mangifera indica cultivar Alphonso chromosome 11, CATAS_Mindica_2.1, whole genome shotgun sequence contains these coding sequences:
- the LOC123229410 gene encoding eukaryotic translation initiation factor 2D isoform X2, whose translation MFKKSVEAKSHQRLSGADRKKLRRTLRERFPRGSDLEFDTLLPPKVEITLSKFQNRVLIYCVEGGLPMFFDIDGRGTEIFPTVFALWKVPDLLPSFMLKGGEVSRFVIGGADLMFPGISIPFEGLPSFLSGEPWAIKVPGNPAPIAVGSTTMSSTEAVKAGLRGKALRITHSYRDLLWESIEGRYVPNAGFLEDVVLADPAFWSTRQVSDSCGGIAESSNDVATGEWRTVDVKDIISEPNPASVTQNDNQGNATMLATAGVNDLKVKENLEVDESNVEQHVLSTEDVDAHLDKCLLQALHSTVKDKDLPIPGSTLWPSGIMLDIKKSSHKKLSKWLQAKASSGLISVKEDKYNKEVVLFSVNRNHLDYISFKLEKRHVEKANQALDSAATDSRSQKFLEVAEIYKPSVHVNSVFTAVGADIGQLYSASEASEVVFKYVDKENLVKPTNKSIVILDPTLCDALFKGAIKKGTTYPTEIHKKDLGSTFVSRMQAHHVVTRGNESIVRKGALGAIQIVTERRQGNKKVTKVSGLESFLINAEALASELQKKFACSTSVAELPGKKGHEVLIQGGVIDDVAKHLVEQFGIPKIYIEVLDKTRK comes from the exons ATGTTCAAGAAGTCCGTCGAGGCGAAGTCGCACCAGAGACTCTCGGGAGCTGACCGTAAGAAGCTGAGGAGAACTCTTAGAGAGCGGTTCCCTCGCGGTTCCGATCTCGAATTCGACACTTTACTCCCTCCCAAG GTAGAGATCACACtttcaaagtttcaaaatcGAGTCCTCATATATTGTGTAGAAGGTGGTTTACCTATGTTTTTTGACATTGATGGACGAGGTACAGAGATATTTCCCACAG TTTTTGCTCTGTGGAAAGTTCCTGATCTACTACCGTCTTTTATGCTGAAGGGGGGTGAGGTCTCGCGATTTGTAATTGGTGGGGCAGATTTGATGTTTCCTGGTATAAGCATACCGTTTGAAGGTCTACCATCATTTTTATCTGGAGAACCATGGGCTATAAAAGTACCAGGCAATCCAGCACCTATTGCA GTTGGTTCTACCACTATGAGCAGCACTGAAGCAGTAAAAGCTGGTTTGCGTGGAAAGGCTCTAAGGATAACTCACTCTTATCGTGACTTACTTTG GGAATCAATTGAGGGCCGTTATGTGCCCAATGCAGGTTTTTTGGAAGATGTGGTCCTTGCAGATCCTGCTTTTTGGTCAACACGTCAAGTTTCTGATTCATGTGGAGGCATTGCTGAGAGTTCAAATGATGTAGCAACTGGAGAGTGGAGAACAGTTGATGTAAAAGATATCATTTCTGAACCTAATCCTGCTTCAGTTACACAAAATGATAATCAGGGTAATGCAACCATGCTAGCAACAGCAGGTGTAAATGATttgaaagtaaaagaaaatttggaGGTTGATGAATCAAATGTGGAGCAGCATGTTCTATCCACCGAGGATGTGGATGCTCATTTGGACAAATGCCTTCTACAAGCTTTGCATTCTACAGTGAAGGATAAAGACCTCCCAATACCTGGAAGCACATTGTG GCCTTCAGGTATCATGCTGGATATTAAGAAATCATCGCATAAGAAACTTTCTAAATGGTTGCAAGCAAAAGCTTCTTCTGGACTG ATTTCTGTGAaagaagataaatataataaggaAGTGGTATTGTTTTCTGTCAACCGCAATCATCTGGACTACATTTCCTTCAAGCTTGAGAAACGGCATGTAGAGAAAGCCAATCAGGCACTTGATAGTGCTGCTACTGATAGTCGATCTCAAAAATTCCTAGAAGTGGCAGAAATTTATAAACCAAGTGTGCATGTTAACTCTGTTTTCACCGCTGTTGGTGCTGACATTGGACAACTTTACAGTGCCTCTGAAGCCAGTGAGGTGGTTTTCAAGTACGTCGATAAAGAAAATTTGGTTAAGCCTACTAATAAATCCATTGTCATTTTGGATCCAACTTTATGTGATGCATTGTTCAAGGGAGCCATTAAGAAAGGAACAACATACCCAACAGAGATACATAAGAAAGATTTAGGATCAACATTTGTAAGCCGGATGCAGGCCCACCATGTTGTGACCCGAGGAAACGAGTCAATTGTTCGTAAAGGTGCTCTGGGAGCAATTCAGATAGTAACAGAACGGCGGCAAGGAAACAAGAAGGTGACAAAAGTTTCAGGTCTGGAATCGTTCTTGATAAATGCTGAAGCATTAGCATCAGAACTGCAAAAAAAGTTTGCTTGCAGTACATCAGTGGCAGAATTACCTg
- the LOC123229410 gene encoding eukaryotic translation initiation factor 2D isoform X3, whose product MDMRGALCTLLHIFMALSKVEITLSKFQNRVLIYCVEGGLPMFFDIDGRGTEIFPTVFALWKVPDLLPSFMLKGGEVSRFVIGGADLMFPGISIPFEGLPSFLSGEPWAIKVPGNPAPIAVGSTTMSSTEAVKAGLRGKALRITHSYRDLLWESIEGRYVPNAGFLEDVVLADPAFWSTRQVSDSCGGIAESSNDVATGEWRTVDVKDIISEPNPASVTQNDNQGNATMLATAGVNDLKVKENLEVDESNVEQHVLSTEDVDAHLDKCLLQALHSTVKDKDLPIPGSTLWSNHVLPCRPSGIMLDIKKSSHKKLSKWLQAKASSGLISVKEDKYNKEVVLFSVNRNHLDYISFKLEKRHVEKANQALDSAATDSRSQKFLEVAEIYKPSVHVNSVFTAVGADIGQLYSASEASEVVFKYVDKENLVKPTNKSIVILDPTLCDALFKGAIKKGTTYPTEIHKKDLGSTFVSRMQAHHVVTRGNESIVRKGALGAIQIVTERRQGNKKVTKVSGLESFLINAEALASELQKKFACSTSVAELPGKKGHEVLIQGGVIDDVAKHLVEQFGIPKIYIEVLDKTRK is encoded by the exons ATGGACATGAGGGGGGCACTTTGTACACTGCTTCACATTTTTATGGCCCTCAGCAAG GTAGAGATCACACtttcaaagtttcaaaatcGAGTCCTCATATATTGTGTAGAAGGTGGTTTACCTATGTTTTTTGACATTGATGGACGAGGTACAGAGATATTTCCCACAG TTTTTGCTCTGTGGAAAGTTCCTGATCTACTACCGTCTTTTATGCTGAAGGGGGGTGAGGTCTCGCGATTTGTAATTGGTGGGGCAGATTTGATGTTTCCTGGTATAAGCATACCGTTTGAAGGTCTACCATCATTTTTATCTGGAGAACCATGGGCTATAAAAGTACCAGGCAATCCAGCACCTATTGCA GTTGGTTCTACCACTATGAGCAGCACTGAAGCAGTAAAAGCTGGTTTGCGTGGAAAGGCTCTAAGGATAACTCACTCTTATCGTGACTTACTTTG GGAATCAATTGAGGGCCGTTATGTGCCCAATGCAGGTTTTTTGGAAGATGTGGTCCTTGCAGATCCTGCTTTTTGGTCAACACGTCAAGTTTCTGATTCATGTGGAGGCATTGCTGAGAGTTCAAATGATGTAGCAACTGGAGAGTGGAGAACAGTTGATGTAAAAGATATCATTTCTGAACCTAATCCTGCTTCAGTTACACAAAATGATAATCAGGGTAATGCAACCATGCTAGCAACAGCAGGTGTAAATGATttgaaagtaaaagaaaatttggaGGTTGATGAATCAAATGTGGAGCAGCATGTTCTATCCACCGAGGATGTGGATGCTCATTTGGACAAATGCCTTCTACAAGCTTTGCATTCTACAGTGAAGGATAAAGACCTCCCAATACCTGGAAGCACATTGTG GTCGAACCATGTATTACCATGTAGGCCTTCAGGTATCATGCTGGATATTAAGAAATCATCGCATAAGAAACTTTCTAAATGGTTGCAAGCAAAAGCTTCTTCTGGACTG ATTTCTGTGAaagaagataaatataataaggaAGTGGTATTGTTTTCTGTCAACCGCAATCATCTGGACTACATTTCCTTCAAGCTTGAGAAACGGCATGTAGAGAAAGCCAATCAGGCACTTGATAGTGCTGCTACTGATAGTCGATCTCAAAAATTCCTAGAAGTGGCAGAAATTTATAAACCAAGTGTGCATGTTAACTCTGTTTTCACCGCTGTTGGTGCTGACATTGGACAACTTTACAGTGCCTCTGAAGCCAGTGAGGTGGTTTTCAAGTACGTCGATAAAGAAAATTTGGTTAAGCCTACTAATAAATCCATTGTCATTTTGGATCCAACTTTATGTGATGCATTGTTCAAGGGAGCCATTAAGAAAGGAACAACATACCCAACAGAGATACATAAGAAAGATTTAGGATCAACATTTGTAAGCCGGATGCAGGCCCACCATGTTGTGACCCGAGGAAACGAGTCAATTGTTCGTAAAGGTGCTCTGGGAGCAATTCAGATAGTAACAGAACGGCGGCAAGGAAACAAGAAGGTGACAAAAGTTTCAGGTCTGGAATCGTTCTTGATAAATGCTGAAGCATTAGCATCAGAACTGCAAAAAAAGTTTGCTTGCAGTACATCAGTGGCAGAATTACCTg
- the LOC123229410 gene encoding eukaryotic translation initiation factor 2D isoform X1, which yields MFKKSVEAKSHQRLSGADRKKLRRTLRERFPRGSDLEFDTLLPPKVEITLSKFQNRVLIYCVEGGLPMFFDIDGRGTEIFPTVFALWKVPDLLPSFMLKGGEVSRFVIGGADLMFPGISIPFEGLPSFLSGEPWAIKVPGNPAPIAVGSTTMSSTEAVKAGLRGKALRITHSYRDLLWESIEGRYVPNAGFLEDVVLADPAFWSTRQVSDSCGGIAESSNDVATGEWRTVDVKDIISEPNPASVTQNDNQGNATMLATAGVNDLKVKENLEVDESNVEQHVLSTEDVDAHLDKCLLQALHSTVKDKDLPIPGSTLWSNHVLPCRPSGIMLDIKKSSHKKLSKWLQAKASSGLISVKEDKYNKEVVLFSVNRNHLDYISFKLEKRHVEKANQALDSAATDSRSQKFLEVAEIYKPSVHVNSVFTAVGADIGQLYSASEASEVVFKYVDKENLVKPTNKSIVILDPTLCDALFKGAIKKGTTYPTEIHKKDLGSTFVSRMQAHHVVTRGNESIVRKGALGAIQIVTERRQGNKKVTKVSGLESFLINAEALASELQKKFACSTSVAELPGKKGHEVLIQGGVIDDVAKHLVEQFGIPKIYIEVLDKTRK from the exons ATGTTCAAGAAGTCCGTCGAGGCGAAGTCGCACCAGAGACTCTCGGGAGCTGACCGTAAGAAGCTGAGGAGAACTCTTAGAGAGCGGTTCCCTCGCGGTTCCGATCTCGAATTCGACACTTTACTCCCTCCCAAG GTAGAGATCACACtttcaaagtttcaaaatcGAGTCCTCATATATTGTGTAGAAGGTGGTTTACCTATGTTTTTTGACATTGATGGACGAGGTACAGAGATATTTCCCACAG TTTTTGCTCTGTGGAAAGTTCCTGATCTACTACCGTCTTTTATGCTGAAGGGGGGTGAGGTCTCGCGATTTGTAATTGGTGGGGCAGATTTGATGTTTCCTGGTATAAGCATACCGTTTGAAGGTCTACCATCATTTTTATCTGGAGAACCATGGGCTATAAAAGTACCAGGCAATCCAGCACCTATTGCA GTTGGTTCTACCACTATGAGCAGCACTGAAGCAGTAAAAGCTGGTTTGCGTGGAAAGGCTCTAAGGATAACTCACTCTTATCGTGACTTACTTTG GGAATCAATTGAGGGCCGTTATGTGCCCAATGCAGGTTTTTTGGAAGATGTGGTCCTTGCAGATCCTGCTTTTTGGTCAACACGTCAAGTTTCTGATTCATGTGGAGGCATTGCTGAGAGTTCAAATGATGTAGCAACTGGAGAGTGGAGAACAGTTGATGTAAAAGATATCATTTCTGAACCTAATCCTGCTTCAGTTACACAAAATGATAATCAGGGTAATGCAACCATGCTAGCAACAGCAGGTGTAAATGATttgaaagtaaaagaaaatttggaGGTTGATGAATCAAATGTGGAGCAGCATGTTCTATCCACCGAGGATGTGGATGCTCATTTGGACAAATGCCTTCTACAAGCTTTGCATTCTACAGTGAAGGATAAAGACCTCCCAATACCTGGAAGCACATTGTG GTCGAACCATGTATTACCATGTAGGCCTTCAGGTATCATGCTGGATATTAAGAAATCATCGCATAAGAAACTTTCTAAATGGTTGCAAGCAAAAGCTTCTTCTGGACTG ATTTCTGTGAaagaagataaatataataaggaAGTGGTATTGTTTTCTGTCAACCGCAATCATCTGGACTACATTTCCTTCAAGCTTGAGAAACGGCATGTAGAGAAAGCCAATCAGGCACTTGATAGTGCTGCTACTGATAGTCGATCTCAAAAATTCCTAGAAGTGGCAGAAATTTATAAACCAAGTGTGCATGTTAACTCTGTTTTCACCGCTGTTGGTGCTGACATTGGACAACTTTACAGTGCCTCTGAAGCCAGTGAGGTGGTTTTCAAGTACGTCGATAAAGAAAATTTGGTTAAGCCTACTAATAAATCCATTGTCATTTTGGATCCAACTTTATGTGATGCATTGTTCAAGGGAGCCATTAAGAAAGGAACAACATACCCAACAGAGATACATAAGAAAGATTTAGGATCAACATTTGTAAGCCGGATGCAGGCCCACCATGTTGTGACCCGAGGAAACGAGTCAATTGTTCGTAAAGGTGCTCTGGGAGCAATTCAGATAGTAACAGAACGGCGGCAAGGAAACAAGAAGGTGACAAAAGTTTCAGGTCTGGAATCGTTCTTGATAAATGCTGAAGCATTAGCATCAGAACTGCAAAAAAAGTTTGCTTGCAGTACATCAGTGGCAGAATTACCTg